A genomic segment from Bufo bufo chromosome 8, aBufBuf1.1, whole genome shotgun sequence encodes:
- the LOC120977504 gene encoding gastrula zinc finger protein XlCGF71.1-like isoform X3 gives MLQMDDLIVVKVEETEGDEEYYEADPHYKEEETPTSIGTAGAPLSLDCHPLPSSSDSEANLNMAPNIHGEHFITISIPSIIHSGDLLPAPATLIQPPSDQSQVPPLLPRPEAEKNNPKNNGRFPCAECGKSFAMRSNFMEHLKVHTAEKPLPCTTCRKCFKRKSDLVRHQKTHTGEKPFLCTECGKRFAIKSNLFAHHRIHTGERPFPCPVCGKCFIQKSDLVVHQIAHTGEKPFACTVCGKCFNRKRSLVRHQRIHTREKP, from the exons ATGTTACAGATGGACGACCTGATCGTTGTCAAAGTGGAGGAGACAGAGGGAGACGAGGAGTATTATGAGGCTGATCCCCATTATAAGGAGGAGGAAACTCCCACCAGTATCGGCACAG cAGGCGCTCCCCTGAGCCTCGACTGCCATCCTCTCCCTTCATCTTCAGATTCTGAAGCGAACCTTAACATGGCACCGAATATTCATGGTGAGCACTTCATTACCATAAGCATTCCTTCCATCATCCACAGCGGGGATCTGTTACCTGCTCCCGCTACCCTCATCCAGCCTCCGTCTGATCAGTCACAGGTTCCACCTCTGCTTCCAAGGCCTGAAGCTGAGAAGAACAATCCAAAAAACAATGGGCGATTTCCATGCGCAGAATGCGGCAAAAGTTTTGCGATGAGATCAAACTTTATGGAACATCTGAAGGTTCACACAGCGGAGAAGCCGCTTCCGTGCACCACGTGCAGGAAATGTTTCAAACGGAAGTCGGATCTGGTCAGGCACCAGAAAACTCACACCGGGGAGAAACCCTTCTTATGTACAGAATGCGGGAAACGTTTCGCCATAAAATCGAATCTCTTTGCACACCACAGAATTCACACTGGGGAGCGTCCGTTCCCGTGTCCCGTGTGCGGGAAGTGTTTCATCCAGAAGTCAGATCTGGTCGTGCATCAGATCGCTCACACCGGGGAGAAGCCGTTCGCCTGCACGgtgtgtgggaaatgctttaaccGGAAGAGGAGTCTCGTTCGACATCAGAGAATCCACACAAGAGAGAAGCCCTAG
- the LOC120977504 gene encoding gastrula zinc finger protein XlCGF7.1-like isoform X1 — MKLYLCLVQFMLQMDDLIVVKVEETEGDEEYYEADPHYKEEETPTSIGTAGAPLSLDCHPLPSSSDSEANLNMAPNIHGEHFITISIPSIIHSGDLLPAPATLIQPPSDQSQVPPLLPRPEAEKNNPKNNGRFPCAECGKSFAMRSNFMEHLKVHTAEKPLPCTTCRKCFKRKSDLVRHQKTHTGEKPFLCTECGKRFAIKSNLFAHHRIHTGERPFPCPVCGKCFIQKSDLVVHQIAHTGEKPFACTVCGKCFNRKRSLVRHQRIHTREKP; from the exons ATGAAGCTGTATCTGTGTCTAGTGCAATTTATGTTACAGATGGACGACCTGATCGTTGTCAAAGTGGAGGAGACAGAGGGAGACGAGGAGTATTATGAGGCTGATCCCCATTATAAGGAGGAGGAAACTCCCACCAGTATCGGCACAG cAGGCGCTCCCCTGAGCCTCGACTGCCATCCTCTCCCTTCATCTTCAGATTCTGAAGCGAACCTTAACATGGCACCGAATATTCATGGTGAGCACTTCATTACCATAAGCATTCCTTCCATCATCCACAGCGGGGATCTGTTACCTGCTCCCGCTACCCTCATCCAGCCTCCGTCTGATCAGTCACAGGTTCCACCTCTGCTTCCAAGGCCTGAAGCTGAGAAGAACAATCCAAAAAACAATGGGCGATTTCCATGCGCAGAATGCGGCAAAAGTTTTGCGATGAGATCAAACTTTATGGAACATCTGAAGGTTCACACAGCGGAGAAGCCGCTTCCGTGCACCACGTGCAGGAAATGTTTCAAACGGAAGTCGGATCTGGTCAGGCACCAGAAAACTCACACCGGGGAGAAACCCTTCTTATGTACAGAATGCGGGAAACGTTTCGCCATAAAATCGAATCTCTTTGCACACCACAGAATTCACACTGGGGAGCGTCCGTTCCCGTGTCCCGTGTGCGGGAAGTGTTTCATCCAGAAGTCAGATCTGGTCGTGCATCAGATCGCTCACACCGGGGAGAAGCCGTTCGCCTGCACGgtgtgtgggaaatgctttaaccGGAAGAGGAGTCTCGTTCGACATCAGAGAATCCACACAAGAGAGAAGCCCTAG
- the LOC120977504 gene encoding gastrula zinc finger protein XlCGF7.1-like isoform X2 — translation MKLYLCLVQFMLQMDDLIVVKVEETEGDEEYYEADPHYKEEETPTSIGTGAPLSLDCHPLPSSSDSEANLNMAPNIHGEHFITISIPSIIHSGDLLPAPATLIQPPSDQSQVPPLLPRPEAEKNNPKNNGRFPCAECGKSFAMRSNFMEHLKVHTAEKPLPCTTCRKCFKRKSDLVRHQKTHTGEKPFLCTECGKRFAIKSNLFAHHRIHTGERPFPCPVCGKCFIQKSDLVVHQIAHTGEKPFACTVCGKCFNRKRSLVRHQRIHTREKP, via the exons ATGAAGCTGTATCTGTGTCTAGTGCAATTTATGTTACAGATGGACGACCTGATCGTTGTCAAAGTGGAGGAGACAGAGGGAGACGAGGAGTATTATGAGGCTGATCCCCATTATAAGGAGGAGGAAACTCCCACCAGTATCGGCACAG GCGCTCCCCTGAGCCTCGACTGCCATCCTCTCCCTTCATCTTCAGATTCTGAAGCGAACCTTAACATGGCACCGAATATTCATGGTGAGCACTTCATTACCATAAGCATTCCTTCCATCATCCACAGCGGGGATCTGTTACCTGCTCCCGCTACCCTCATCCAGCCTCCGTCTGATCAGTCACAGGTTCCACCTCTGCTTCCAAGGCCTGAAGCTGAGAAGAACAATCCAAAAAACAATGGGCGATTTCCATGCGCAGAATGCGGCAAAAGTTTTGCGATGAGATCAAACTTTATGGAACATCTGAAGGTTCACACAGCGGAGAAGCCGCTTCCGTGCACCACGTGCAGGAAATGTTTCAAACGGAAGTCGGATCTGGTCAGGCACCAGAAAACTCACACCGGGGAGAAACCCTTCTTATGTACAGAATGCGGGAAACGTTTCGCCATAAAATCGAATCTCTTTGCACACCACAGAATTCACACTGGGGAGCGTCCGTTCCCGTGTCCCGTGTGCGGGAAGTGTTTCATCCAGAAGTCAGATCTGGTCGTGCATCAGATCGCTCACACCGGGGAGAAGCCGTTCGCCTGCACGgtgtgtgggaaatgctttaaccGGAAGAGGAGTCTCGTTCGACATCAGAGAATCCACACAAGAGAGAAGCCCTAG